A single window of Nicotiana tomentosiformis chromosome 1, ASM39032v3, whole genome shotgun sequence DNA harbors:
- the LOC104116091 gene encoding probable serine/threonine-protein kinase WNK9 isoform X1, whose product MNGLSHTEPDFSEFVEVDPTGRYGRYSEILGKGASKTVYRAFDEYEGIEVAWNQVKLYDFLQSPEDLERLYCEIHLLKTLKHKNIMKFYTSWVDPSNRNINFVTEMFTSGTLRQYRLKHKRVNIRAVKRWCRQILNGLLYLHSHDPPVIHRDLKCDNIFINGNQGEVKIGDLGLAAILRKSHAAHCVGTPEFMAPEVYEEEYNELVDIYSFGMCILEMVTFEYPYSECTHPAQIYKKVISGKKPDSLYKVKDPEIRQFVEKCLATVSLRLSARELLDDPFLRIDDIESDLRPIESKRELDYMNPLLRQPILGLDYEGKSFGNGSYSGYCNDYGFDDLNEWASDPNEYEQTGIELFEYNEDEHDEHSADLDITIKGKRREDGSIFLRLRIADKEGRIRNIYFPFDIEYDTALTVATEMVSELDITDQDVTKIADMIDGEISKLEPDWRPGPGIEETPRFANSNLCRNCSSNNSSIGSFMNFLSKNPASQSLQCNGCAATHGRFEEVTYHSNSPRPIISTCSDDPTSSSHINGVHYNLFKMNGFHHTEMWDRHESFECSSVGSEESHSLEDGEKLYPDPSTEDQKEAGSKSDLTSGAKILGRSLSNPRSLGEIPASSYETSEYEHEIEREMRWLKANYQIQLRELKDQHLGLPPKASKPPTGSSKRKKKAKNRKSCLETLLKSSDCGKNLSSESNGLVNKSCPSSVTPRARICEAIKGSPNVKDMVSTAKSFFTKTLLPNSLHRTTSLPVDAVNI is encoded by the exons ATGAATGGTCTTTCACATACAGAACCAGATTTTTCTGAATTTGTTGAAGTTGATCCAACTGGTAGATATGGCAGA TACAGTGAAATTCTTGGAAAAGGAGCTTCTAAGACTGT TTATAGAGCATTTGATGAATATGAAGGTATTGAAGTTGCTTGGAACCAAGTCAAGCTCTATGATTTCTTACAAAGTCCTGAAGATCTTGAGAGGCTCTACTGTGAAATTCATTTGCTCAAGACTTTGAAGCACAAAAATATTATGAAGTTCTATACTTCTTGGGTAGATCCTTCTAATAGGAACATCAATTTTGTTACTGAAATGTTCACTTCTGGAACTCTTAGACA GTATAGGCTGAAACATAAAAGAGTCAACATTAGAGCAGTAAAGCGGTGGTGCAGACAGATCTTGAATGGACTTCTCTATCTTCATAGTCATGATCCCCCTGTAATCCATAGAGATCTTAAGTGTGATAACATTTTTATCAATGGAAACCAAGGGGAAGTTAAAATTGGAGATCTTGGGCTTGCTGCTATTCTGCGAAAATCGCATGCTGCTCATTGTGTCG GAACGCCTGAGTTCATGGCACCAGAAGTATATGAGGAGGAATACAATGAATTAGTTGACATATATTCTTTTGGGATGTGCATATTAGAAATGGTTACTTTTGAATACCCTTATAGTGAGTGCACTCATCCTGCTCAGATTTACAAGAAAGTGATCTCT ggGAAAAAACCAGACTCGTTGTACAAAGTGAAGGATCCTGAGATACGTCAATTTGTTGAAAAATGCTTGGCTACCGTGTCTCTAAGGCTCTCAGCAAGAGAGCTTCTGGATGACCCTTTTCTCCGAATTGATGATATTGAATCGGATTTAAGACCTATAGAGTCCAAGAGAGAACTAGATTATATGAACCCGCTACTAAGGCAGCCTATTCTAGGACTAGATTATGAAGGAAAATCTTTTGGTAATGGCTCCTATAGTGGATACTGCAATGATTATGGTTTCGATGATCTAAATGAATGGGCATCTGATCCAAATGAATATGAGCAAACTGGAATTGAACTTTTCGAGTATAATGAGGATGAGCACGACGAACATTCTGCAGATTTGGATATAACTATTAAAGGGAAGAGAAGAGAAGATGGTAGCATATTTTTAAGACTCAGAATTGCAGACAAAGAAG GCCGTATCAGGAATATTTATTTCCCATTTGATATTGAATATGATACAGCATTAACTGTTGCAACTGAAATGGTGTCCGAATTGGATATAACTGATCAAGATGTTACAAAAATAGCCGATATGATTGATGGTGAGATTTCCAAATTAGAACCCGACTGGAGGCCAGGGCCAGGAATAGAAGAAAcccctcgctttgcaaattctaacTTATGTCGTAACTGTTCATCCAACAATTCCTCTATTGGTTCGTTCATGAATTTCCTGTCCAAAAATCCAGCTTCTCAGAGTTTGCAGTGCAACGGATGTGCTGCTACACATGGTCGATTTGAAGAGGTTACATATCATTCAAACAGCCCTCGGCCTATTATTTCGACGTGTTCTGATGATCCAACATCATCTAGCCATATTAATGGTGTTCATTACAACTTGTTCAAAATGAATGGTTTCCATCACACAGAGATGTGGGATCGGCATGAAAGTTTTGAATGCAGTTCAGTGGGATCCGAGGAGAGTCATTCCCTTGAAGACGGTGAGAAATTGTATCCTGACCCTTCAACAGAAGATCAGAAAGAGGCTGGATCAAAGAGTGACCTGACATCAGGTGCAAAAATTTTAGGCAGATCGTTGTCAAATCCCCGTTCTTTAGGTGAAATTCCTGCATCATCATATGAAACTTCAGAGTATGAGCACGAAATTGAGCGGGAAATGAGATGGCTCAAAGCAAACTACCAGATACAACTGAGGGAGCTAAAAGATCAACACTTAGGACTTCCACCGAAAGCTTCAAAACCTCCTACAGGCTCCtctaaaaggaaaaagaaagcaaAGAATAGGAAATCATGTCTTGAAACACTACTCAAATCTTCCGATTGTGGTAAGAACTTGAGCTCAGAATCGAATGGACTTGTCAATAAAAGCTGCCCCAGTTCGGTAACCCCAAGGGCCCGAATATGTGAGGCGATTAAAGGTTCCCCAAATGTCAAGGACATGGTTAGTACTGCAAAGAGTTTCTTCACCAAAACATTGCTTCCAAATTCACTTCACAGAACAACATCCTTACCAGTTGATGCTGTTAATATATAG
- the LOC104116091 gene encoding probable serine/threonine-protein kinase WNK9 isoform X3, producing the protein MVFHIQNQIFLNLLKLIQLVDMADYRAFDEYEGIEVAWNQVKLYDFLQSPEDLERLYCEIHLLKTLKHKNIMKFYTSWVDPSNRNINFVTEMFTSGTLRQYRLKHKRVNIRAVKRWCRQILNGLLYLHSHDPPVIHRDLKCDNIFINGNQGEVKIGDLGLAAILRKSHAAHCVGTPEFMAPEVYEEEYNELVDIYSFGMCILEMVTFEYPYSECTHPAQIYKKVISGKKPDSLYKVKDPEIRQFVEKCLATVSLRLSARELLDDPFLRIDDIESDLRPIESKRELDYMNPLLRQPILGLDYEGKSFGNGSYSGYCNDYGFDDLNEWASDPNEYEQTGIELFEYNEDEHDEHSADLDITIKGKRREDGSIFLRLRIADKEGRIRNIYFPFDIEYDTALTVATEMVSELDITDQDVTKIADMIDGEISKLEPDWRPGPGIEETPRFANSNLCRNCSSNNSSIGSFMNFLSKNPASQSLQCNGCAATHGRFEEVTYHSNSPRPIISTCSDDPTSSSHINGVHYNLFKMNGFHHTEMWDRHESFECSSVGSEESHSLEDGEKLYPDPSTEDQKEAGSKSDLTSGAKILGRSLSNPRSLGEIPASSYETSEYEHEIEREMRWLKANYQIQLRELKDQHLGLPPKASKPPTGSSKRKKKAKNRKSCLETLLKSSDCGKNLSSESNGLVNKSCPSSVTPRARICEAIKGSPNVKDMVSTAKSFFTKTLLPNSLHRTTSLPVDAVNI; encoded by the exons ATGGTCTTTCACATACAGAACCAGATTTTTCTGAATTTGTTGAAGTTGATCCAACTGGTAGATATGGCAGA TTATAGAGCATTTGATGAATATGAAGGTATTGAAGTTGCTTGGAACCAAGTCAAGCTCTATGATTTCTTACAAAGTCCTGAAGATCTTGAGAGGCTCTACTGTGAAATTCATTTGCTCAAGACTTTGAAGCACAAAAATATTATGAAGTTCTATACTTCTTGGGTAGATCCTTCTAATAGGAACATCAATTTTGTTACTGAAATGTTCACTTCTGGAACTCTTAGACA GTATAGGCTGAAACATAAAAGAGTCAACATTAGAGCAGTAAAGCGGTGGTGCAGACAGATCTTGAATGGACTTCTCTATCTTCATAGTCATGATCCCCCTGTAATCCATAGAGATCTTAAGTGTGATAACATTTTTATCAATGGAAACCAAGGGGAAGTTAAAATTGGAGATCTTGGGCTTGCTGCTATTCTGCGAAAATCGCATGCTGCTCATTGTGTCG GAACGCCTGAGTTCATGGCACCAGAAGTATATGAGGAGGAATACAATGAATTAGTTGACATATATTCTTTTGGGATGTGCATATTAGAAATGGTTACTTTTGAATACCCTTATAGTGAGTGCACTCATCCTGCTCAGATTTACAAGAAAGTGATCTCT ggGAAAAAACCAGACTCGTTGTACAAAGTGAAGGATCCTGAGATACGTCAATTTGTTGAAAAATGCTTGGCTACCGTGTCTCTAAGGCTCTCAGCAAGAGAGCTTCTGGATGACCCTTTTCTCCGAATTGATGATATTGAATCGGATTTAAGACCTATAGAGTCCAAGAGAGAACTAGATTATATGAACCCGCTACTAAGGCAGCCTATTCTAGGACTAGATTATGAAGGAAAATCTTTTGGTAATGGCTCCTATAGTGGATACTGCAATGATTATGGTTTCGATGATCTAAATGAATGGGCATCTGATCCAAATGAATATGAGCAAACTGGAATTGAACTTTTCGAGTATAATGAGGATGAGCACGACGAACATTCTGCAGATTTGGATATAACTATTAAAGGGAAGAGAAGAGAAGATGGTAGCATATTTTTAAGACTCAGAATTGCAGACAAAGAAG GCCGTATCAGGAATATTTATTTCCCATTTGATATTGAATATGATACAGCATTAACTGTTGCAACTGAAATGGTGTCCGAATTGGATATAACTGATCAAGATGTTACAAAAATAGCCGATATGATTGATGGTGAGATTTCCAAATTAGAACCCGACTGGAGGCCAGGGCCAGGAATAGAAGAAAcccctcgctttgcaaattctaacTTATGTCGTAACTGTTCATCCAACAATTCCTCTATTGGTTCGTTCATGAATTTCCTGTCCAAAAATCCAGCTTCTCAGAGTTTGCAGTGCAACGGATGTGCTGCTACACATGGTCGATTTGAAGAGGTTACATATCATTCAAACAGCCCTCGGCCTATTATTTCGACGTGTTCTGATGATCCAACATCATCTAGCCATATTAATGGTGTTCATTACAACTTGTTCAAAATGAATGGTTTCCATCACACAGAGATGTGGGATCGGCATGAAAGTTTTGAATGCAGTTCAGTGGGATCCGAGGAGAGTCATTCCCTTGAAGACGGTGAGAAATTGTATCCTGACCCTTCAACAGAAGATCAGAAAGAGGCTGGATCAAAGAGTGACCTGACATCAGGTGCAAAAATTTTAGGCAGATCGTTGTCAAATCCCCGTTCTTTAGGTGAAATTCCTGCATCATCATATGAAACTTCAGAGTATGAGCACGAAATTGAGCGGGAAATGAGATGGCTCAAAGCAAACTACCAGATACAACTGAGGGAGCTAAAAGATCAACACTTAGGACTTCCACCGAAAGCTTCAAAACCTCCTACAGGCTCCtctaaaaggaaaaagaaagcaaAGAATAGGAAATCATGTCTTGAAACACTACTCAAATCTTCCGATTGTGGTAAGAACTTGAGCTCAGAATCGAATGGACTTGTCAATAAAAGCTGCCCCAGTTCGGTAACCCCAAGGGCCCGAATATGTGAGGCGATTAAAGGTTCCCCAAATGTCAAGGACATGGTTAGTACTGCAAAGAGTTTCTTCACCAAAACATTGCTTCCAAATTCACTTCACAGAACAACATCCTTACCAGTTGATGCTGTTAATATATAG
- the LOC104116091 gene encoding probable serine/threonine-protein kinase WNK9 isoform X2, giving the protein MVFHIQNQIFLNLLKLIQLVDMADEILGKGASKTVYRAFDEYEGIEVAWNQVKLYDFLQSPEDLERLYCEIHLLKTLKHKNIMKFYTSWVDPSNRNINFVTEMFTSGTLRQYRLKHKRVNIRAVKRWCRQILNGLLYLHSHDPPVIHRDLKCDNIFINGNQGEVKIGDLGLAAILRKSHAAHCVGTPEFMAPEVYEEEYNELVDIYSFGMCILEMVTFEYPYSECTHPAQIYKKVISGKKPDSLYKVKDPEIRQFVEKCLATVSLRLSARELLDDPFLRIDDIESDLRPIESKRELDYMNPLLRQPILGLDYEGKSFGNGSYSGYCNDYGFDDLNEWASDPNEYEQTGIELFEYNEDEHDEHSADLDITIKGKRREDGSIFLRLRIADKEGRIRNIYFPFDIEYDTALTVATEMVSELDITDQDVTKIADMIDGEISKLEPDWRPGPGIEETPRFANSNLCRNCSSNNSSIGSFMNFLSKNPASQSLQCNGCAATHGRFEEVTYHSNSPRPIISTCSDDPTSSSHINGVHYNLFKMNGFHHTEMWDRHESFECSSVGSEESHSLEDGEKLYPDPSTEDQKEAGSKSDLTSGAKILGRSLSNPRSLGEIPASSYETSEYEHEIEREMRWLKANYQIQLRELKDQHLGLPPKASKPPTGSSKRKKKAKNRKSCLETLLKSSDCGKNLSSESNGLVNKSCPSSVTPRARICEAIKGSPNVKDMVSTAKSFFTKTLLPNSLHRTTSLPVDAVNI; this is encoded by the exons ATGGTCTTTCACATACAGAACCAGATTTTTCTGAATTTGTTGAAGTTGATCCAACTGGTAGATATGGCAGA TGAAATTCTTGGAAAAGGAGCTTCTAAGACTGT TTATAGAGCATTTGATGAATATGAAGGTATTGAAGTTGCTTGGAACCAAGTCAAGCTCTATGATTTCTTACAAAGTCCTGAAGATCTTGAGAGGCTCTACTGTGAAATTCATTTGCTCAAGACTTTGAAGCACAAAAATATTATGAAGTTCTATACTTCTTGGGTAGATCCTTCTAATAGGAACATCAATTTTGTTACTGAAATGTTCACTTCTGGAACTCTTAGACA GTATAGGCTGAAACATAAAAGAGTCAACATTAGAGCAGTAAAGCGGTGGTGCAGACAGATCTTGAATGGACTTCTCTATCTTCATAGTCATGATCCCCCTGTAATCCATAGAGATCTTAAGTGTGATAACATTTTTATCAATGGAAACCAAGGGGAAGTTAAAATTGGAGATCTTGGGCTTGCTGCTATTCTGCGAAAATCGCATGCTGCTCATTGTGTCG GAACGCCTGAGTTCATGGCACCAGAAGTATATGAGGAGGAATACAATGAATTAGTTGACATATATTCTTTTGGGATGTGCATATTAGAAATGGTTACTTTTGAATACCCTTATAGTGAGTGCACTCATCCTGCTCAGATTTACAAGAAAGTGATCTCT ggGAAAAAACCAGACTCGTTGTACAAAGTGAAGGATCCTGAGATACGTCAATTTGTTGAAAAATGCTTGGCTACCGTGTCTCTAAGGCTCTCAGCAAGAGAGCTTCTGGATGACCCTTTTCTCCGAATTGATGATATTGAATCGGATTTAAGACCTATAGAGTCCAAGAGAGAACTAGATTATATGAACCCGCTACTAAGGCAGCCTATTCTAGGACTAGATTATGAAGGAAAATCTTTTGGTAATGGCTCCTATAGTGGATACTGCAATGATTATGGTTTCGATGATCTAAATGAATGGGCATCTGATCCAAATGAATATGAGCAAACTGGAATTGAACTTTTCGAGTATAATGAGGATGAGCACGACGAACATTCTGCAGATTTGGATATAACTATTAAAGGGAAGAGAAGAGAAGATGGTAGCATATTTTTAAGACTCAGAATTGCAGACAAAGAAG GCCGTATCAGGAATATTTATTTCCCATTTGATATTGAATATGATACAGCATTAACTGTTGCAACTGAAATGGTGTCCGAATTGGATATAACTGATCAAGATGTTACAAAAATAGCCGATATGATTGATGGTGAGATTTCCAAATTAGAACCCGACTGGAGGCCAGGGCCAGGAATAGAAGAAAcccctcgctttgcaaattctaacTTATGTCGTAACTGTTCATCCAACAATTCCTCTATTGGTTCGTTCATGAATTTCCTGTCCAAAAATCCAGCTTCTCAGAGTTTGCAGTGCAACGGATGTGCTGCTACACATGGTCGATTTGAAGAGGTTACATATCATTCAAACAGCCCTCGGCCTATTATTTCGACGTGTTCTGATGATCCAACATCATCTAGCCATATTAATGGTGTTCATTACAACTTGTTCAAAATGAATGGTTTCCATCACACAGAGATGTGGGATCGGCATGAAAGTTTTGAATGCAGTTCAGTGGGATCCGAGGAGAGTCATTCCCTTGAAGACGGTGAGAAATTGTATCCTGACCCTTCAACAGAAGATCAGAAAGAGGCTGGATCAAAGAGTGACCTGACATCAGGTGCAAAAATTTTAGGCAGATCGTTGTCAAATCCCCGTTCTTTAGGTGAAATTCCTGCATCATCATATGAAACTTCAGAGTATGAGCACGAAATTGAGCGGGAAATGAGATGGCTCAAAGCAAACTACCAGATACAACTGAGGGAGCTAAAAGATCAACACTTAGGACTTCCACCGAAAGCTTCAAAACCTCCTACAGGCTCCtctaaaaggaaaaagaaagcaaAGAATAGGAAATCATGTCTTGAAACACTACTCAAATCTTCCGATTGTGGTAAGAACTTGAGCTCAGAATCGAATGGACTTGTCAATAAAAGCTGCCCCAGTTCGGTAACCCCAAGGGCCCGAATATGTGAGGCGATTAAAGGTTCCCCAAATGTCAAGGACATGGTTAGTACTGCAAAGAGTTTCTTCACCAAAACATTGCTTCCAAATTCACTTCACAGAACAACATCCTTACCAGTTGATGCTGTTAATATATAG
- the LOC138905803 gene encoding uncharacterized protein codes for MVTVFLQAQEVNYFQNMISAMGNPFAETIKIGEMVENGLKTGQILSHAAFKATSQAVQSGSEGLMNRNWIDEEFDTALKALTALAETEEKPKMVAKLESSLSDGSLSSQSCYPFCVWIISGCDPDVLLYCLTFRYFNNMACLRTSCLDPKTMSNCEIMNQDPEYDEDEAFKEINQELEQFENKPKPNLNETEPVNLGSPEEVRETMISIHADDRTRDVLIQLLFEFKDVFAWSCDDMPVPVPKKDGKTRVCVDYRDLNKASPKDNFPPPNIHILVDNCAKHEIQSFVDCYAGYHQVLMDEDDAEKTAFTTPWGTYCYRVMLFGLKNTGATYMRAMTAIFHDMMHQYDLKLNPTKCAFGVPSGKLLGFIVIRRGIELDPTKIKSIRDLPPLRTKKEVMSLLGRLNYISRFIAQLTTTCDPIFKLLKKDAVIKWTDECQEAFDKIKEYLSNPPVLVPPEPGRPLFLYLTVLENSFGCVLGQHDVTGKREKAIYYLSKKFTIYEAKYTLLERTCCALTWVAQKLRHYLLAYTTYLITRMDPLKYIFQKPMPTGRLAKWQILLTEFDIVYVTHTAMKAQALADHLAENPVDDEYQTLSTYFPDKEVNSVEVIPEDTNSWKMFFDRAVNAKGVGIGAILVSPTGQHYPATARLRFFCTNNTAEYEACIMGMNMAVDLDVEELLIMGDSDLIIRQAQGEWETRDIKFIPYRQHVEDLSKRFKSVKFKYIPRFHNELADALATLASMLPYPGNIHIDPLEIQIRERHGYCNTIEIEPDVQP; via the exons atggttacggtcttcctacaggcccaagaggtgaactacttccagaacatgatatCTGCAATGGGTAATCCGTTCGCTGAGACTATTAAAATTggagagatggtcgaaaatggtttaaaaacgggccaaatcttgagtcatgctgcctttaaggccacatcacaggccGTTCAGAGTGGTTCGGagggtttgatgaacagaaattggatagatgaggaatttgatacgGCACTGAAGGCCCTTACAGCCCTTGCCGAGACAGAGGAAAAGCCAAAAATGGTCGCCAAGCTTGAAAGTTCCCTATCAGACGGGAGTCTtagtagccagtcttgctatccaTTCTGCGTCTggattatctcagggtgtgatccggatgttttactttattgtcttactttccggt ATTTCAATAATAtggcatgcttgcggacttcGTGCCTCGATCCTAAAACGATGTCTAactgtgaaataatgaatcaagatccagaatatgatgaagatgaggcttttaagGAAATAAATCAAGAATtggaacaatttgagaataagcctaagccaaacttaaatgaaaccgagccagttaatttgggcagtccaGAAGAGGTCCGAGAAACCATGATAAGCATTCACGCCGATGACAGAACTAGGGATGTATTGATCCaacttttgtttgaattcaaGGATGTGTTTGCATGGTCCTGTGATGATATGCCAG TCCcagtgccaaagaaagatgggaaaacccgagtgtgtgttgattatcgggatttgaacaaagcaagtcccaagGACAACTTTCCACCGCCAAACATTCATATTCTTGTTGACAACTGTGCCAAACATGAGATACAGTCTTTCGTGGATTGTTATGCTGGGTATCACCAGGTTCTGATGGATGAGGACGACGCAGAAAAGACGGCTTTCACCACGCCGTGGGGCACTTATTGTTACAGAGTCATGCTATTCGGTTTAAAAAATaccggggcaacttacatgagagccatgactgccatcttccatgacatgatgcacca GtatgatttgaaattgaatccaaccaaatgtgcattcggagttccatctgggaaacttctGGGGTTTATAGTCATCCGGAGGGGTATTGAGTTAGATCCGAcaaagataaagtccattcgggATTTGCCACCTCTGAGAACTAAGAAAGAGGTCATGAGTCTGCTAgggagattgaattacatcagcaggttcattgctcagcttacTACCACGTGTGATCCTATATTTAAGTTGCTGAAGAAAGATGCAGTGATCAAATGGACAGATGAATGTCAAGAggcttttgataagatcaaagaatatctgtcaaatccgccagtgttggttccacccgagccaggaagacctttgttcttgtatcTAACAGTCTTGGAAAATTCCTTTGGGTGTgtcctggggcaacatgatgtgaCCGGGAAGAGAGAGAAGGCCATATACTACTTGAGCAAGAAGTTTACCATTTATGAAGCCAAGTATACTTTGTTGGAAAGAACTTGTTGTGCCCTAACTTGGGTCGCCCAGAAGctcagacattatcttttggcctacaccacatatctcataactagaatggatcctctgaagtacatatTCCAGAAACCAATGCCCACGGGaaggttagcaaaatggcaaatcctgctcactgAGTTCGACATTGTCTATGTCACCCATACAGCGATGAAAGCTCAAGCCTTGGCAGATCATCTAGCTGAGaacccggttgatgatgaatACCAAACCCTAAGTACTTACTTTCCGGACAAGGAAGTAAATTCAGTTGAAGTAATTCCAGAAGACACCAATTCttggaaaatgttctttgatAGAGCTGTAAATGCAAAAGGTGTCGGGATTGGGGCAATTTTGGTTTCACCCACCGGTCAGCACTACCCGGCCACAGCCCggcttcggttcttctgtaccaacAACACCGCTGAGTATGAAGCCTGTATTATGGGCATGAATATGGCAGTTGATCTGGATGTGGAAGAATTGTTAAtcatgggagattcagatttgatcATTCgacaagcccaaggtgaatgggaaacTCGAGATATCAAGTTTATCCCATATAGGCAACATGTGGAAGATCTTAGCAAACGATTCAAGTCCGTCAAGTTCAAGTATATTCCTCGATTCCACAACGAGTTAGCTGATGCATTAGCTACTTTGGCCTCAATGTTGCCGTATCCGGGCAATATCCATATTGACCCGCTGGAAATCCAAATTCGAGAGAGGCATGGTTATTGTAATACAATTGAAATAGAACCAGATGTTCAGCCATGA